ACCGAAACTGGTACTGCTCACCCTGACTCAAGTCTGACTTGGTCCCATTTTGGTGTGGCAACATGTTTTCTTTTAGACGGAATCTGATGCAACTCGGACGATACTCATTCGTATCGGATGGTCTATAAACCATGATCTGGGCCGAGCTGAAAGGCTGGCAGGCTGGGCCTTGGAATGGGTTTTGTGTTCTGGTAATTAGATTTTCTGTGGCTGGGCTTGGGTATGCACAAAGGCCCAATGGTATAGCCCGTCCGGGCCTGATTTATATAATACTTTCAGGCAAGGTACCCAGCTAGAAGGATGAGCTGGACCCGGACCAAGATACTTTGTTAGAAGGCCAGGCCCGGTCTGGACCGAGACGCTTAGCTTGATTAtgaattctagcaattgttgatggtggatcaccaccatgaacacggagttgccctagggcctccgccaaacgatccgccatgcgatcgatggaagcctgcagcccttgcatagcttgccgattctctcgccgtgctgcttcaaaagctgccgccgttaaaggtaaattccctagagcactgcccatgggattgttgcccgacccgtcgttagaagctaTCAAtatctctaataaaaatcctaattctaataaaactcttataaggcctaatttctaaaaataaaaattgcaaataaactttctctagaagagtcctaatataactaaaagttatttctaaaaggaaagaaaatctaaagctctaaaaatatTTCAGGTTTGTGATGCCAATTTCTAGATAATATCACTCTGTTTATTTATAGTATTTCTTGTTGTTTCTACCAAGGCAAATGCATACACTGACTTTTGTGTAGTATGTTCTCCTGCCCTTCTCAATGGATTTTCTAACGGCTCCTTACATGATTTATGTTGGCATTATAATTCAGGACGATGCTCTCTATTTGTTTTTCGAGACCAAGAATTCAGTCACTTTGCAAGGAGACATTGGTGTGGCAAGAAGTACCGATAAAGGTGCAACATGGAAGCACTTGGGCATTGCTTTAGATGAGGAATGGCACCTTTCTTATCCATACGTTTTCAGATATCATGATGATGTAAGATCAACGCTCCTTCATGTTTAATTTTCTCTATAGATGTCTGCAATTTATGGGGCCCTGGAGGTGCCCTTCATCTTGACACTGGCTTCccagttattattatttttatttatttatttatttattttcctgttTGTTCCATCAGATATACATGATGCCTGAGAGCAGTCAGAAAGGGGAGCTCCGTCTCTATCGGGCACTGAAATTTCCCCTTCAATGGACATTGGAAAAGGTTATATTGAAGAAGCCCCTCATAGATTCCTTTATCGTGAATTACAAGGGCAATTTTTGGCTCTTTGGCTCGGACTTCAGCGGTTTTGGCACCAAGAAGAATGGGGAACTTGAGATTTGGTATAGCAGCACACCTCTTGGCCCGTGGAAACCACACAAGCAGAACCCCATTTTTAACATCGATAAGAGCTTGGGTGCTCGAAATGGAGGCAGGCCGTTTATGTACAATCACAACCTCTACCGCATTGGCCAAGATTGTGGTGAAACATATGGCCGGGGAGTGCGGGCTTTCAAGGTAGAGGTTCTTACCAAGGACGAATACAAGGAAGTTGAAGTCCCCTTAGGCTTTAAAGAACCTGAGAAAGCCCGCAATGCTTGGAATGGTGCTCGTTACCATCATCTAGATGTGCAACAAATAGGCTTGAATGGTGAGTGGGTTGGAGTGATGGACGGGGATCGGGTTCCTTCAGGCGACTCTGTCCATAGAATTATTTTAGGCTCTGCTGCAATTGCAGCTGCAGCTGCACTGGTTATTTTAGTGGGTGTATTGGTGGGAGCTGTGAAGTGCTTTCTACCTCCCAACTGGTGCCTTCATGGTTACAGAAAGAGAAGCGACGCCTTCACATCATGGGAGCGCCCTCATTCGTTCTCCTCTAAGCTGAGGCGGTTCTTTACCCGTTTGAACAGGATGAGTTCATTAATTAGAGGACGGATGAAGCCCAACACATGTGCAGGCGGATCGGTTTTGGCATCAATGTTTGTTATTGTGGTGGTGCTAATATGTATGGGTGTTAAGTATATTTATGGTGGCAATGGCGCAGAAGAAGCCTACCCATTGAAGGGACACTATTCTCAGTTTACATTGCTAACCATGACATATGACGCTCGGTTGTGGAATCTTAAGATGTATGTGAAACATTACTCGAGGTGCTCTTCAGTTGGGGAGATTGTCGTAGTGTGGAACAAAGGCCAGCCTCCTCAACTGAGTGAGTTGGATTCAGCAGTGCCAGTTAGAATTAGAGTAGAAGAGCATAACTCGCTGAATAACCGGTTCAAGATGGATCCTTCAATAAAGAACCGAGCCGTCCTCGAACTTGATGATGACATAATGATGACTTGCGATGATGTGGAGCGTGGGTTTAGGGTCTGGCGGGAGCACCCGGATAGGATCGTCGGGTTCTACCCACGGCTCATTGATGGGAGCCCGTTGAAGTACAGGGATGAGAAGTATGCTCGGACGCGTAGAGGGTATAACATGATATTGACAGGAGCTGCATTCGTTGACAGCCAGGTGGCATTCAAGAGGTACTGGAGCAAGGAAGCCGAAGAGGGAAGAGAGGTGGTGGACAAGTACTTCAACTGTGAAGATGTGCTCTTGAATTTCTTGTATGCTAATGCCAGCTCGTCGAGGACTGTGGAGTATGTAAGGCCTGCATGGGCAATTGATACATCAAAGTTCTCAGGGGCGGCCATCAGCCGGAACACGAAAGTGCATTATCGGGTCAGAACAGATTGCCTTGTCAAGTTCTCCGAGATGTATGGGAATCTAGCCGCACGGAAATGGGAATTCGATGACCGGAAAGATGGTTGGGATGTATAGGAGAGGATTTTGACGACGATGACAACAACTCCAACAGAGACAACAACAGGTCACATACTGCCTTAAAAATAGTTCTTTCTTGTGTCCAAACCATCTCTTTCCGACATGTGATTTTGTTTTTTTGGAAACTGTATCTTTGATCCGTCTTGTTAAACTGTATCTTTGATCCCTGTCTTGTTAATGTTCTGAGGGGCCATTGTAGCTTTGAATGATGAATCATATATGTACATTGAGATCCCCCCtctctttattttttgtttttatttttattttcctttttttagttAGTCATCAATCAAGAgtatggatttttatttatttatttattatttttttttgggcagAATTGGTTGCTTGTGAATCCGAGTggaagaaaattgaagaattctGATCCAATTACCAATCACATGATGGTATTTTCATGGGAGAACTGATTGCCTATGGCAACTTGTGGTGCCGTGCCATCTTTCCTGTTAACATACCACGTGTAGGACATCCGTACCATGAAAtcggcgggccccaccatgaagatcacccggcataaaaatcaggccagtctgtTCAATGGATGGGCCACTCTATTCAAATCAATGGACAACTGAAAGTCTGATTCAACTTACAGTTATGGCCCACCTGGCACAAAAAATCAGGCTACCCCACTTATCAAATGATCTGCAACTTTGAAACCAATGGGCAGCCGATGGTGGGACCCAACATACAATTGTGGCATGTTGACTAAGTGGATGAGCTTGATTTTTGGAGaatggtgatcttcatggtggggcctaccctttTTATGGTGCCGATGTCCTACAAAACTAGCGTCTTGGTGGGAATGATGGTATGGTACCACAAGTGGTGGTGCTgttgtctgtgggtgataggtTATCTTTTCATGGTCACTAagtaaatgatctaaaaaattaaaaagaatgctGTTCTCACTCTCAGACCAGAAGGTTTGCTAGACCCACAGGCACTTCTACAAGCAGAACAAGTGCCAACCAGCCACTCGTAAGGTGGTCTCCCACTCTGAAGATGATCATATGATCAGAGCCCCTCATCATGCAGGCTACACAGGCACTTTGAATGCGGGCCATCGGAATGTATTTTTCGTTAACCATCCATTCCTGTATAACGGttgttgcccacctgatgagtggactggcctgattgtGGGGTTAGTTTTGCGTGGGCTGCGGGCCCCAATGATGAATGGCTGAAATCTTGCACAGGTATGAT
This region of Magnolia sinica isolate HGM2019 chromosome 1, MsV1, whole genome shotgun sequence genomic DNA includes:
- the LOC131252647 gene encoding glucosamine inositolphosphorylceramide transferase 1 translates to MGSSGIGNGSGSGGCCDMSLKCWCRWRWDHCFLSTTFLFLLSSFVVFASIATFFAWLTFPPYDRPSISSFGCQPDSEGSWSIGIFYGDSPFSLKPIESRNVWKNDSSAWPVANPVFTCASASDAGFPSNFVADPFLFDQKDDALYLFFETKNSVTLQGDIGVARSTDKGATWKHLGIALDEEWHLSYPYVFRYHDDIYMMPESSQKGELRLYRALKFPLQWTLEKVILKKPLIDSFIVNYKGNFWLFGSDFSGFGTKKNGELEIWYSSTPLGPWKPHKQNPIFNIDKSLGARNGGRPFMYNHNLYRIGQDCGETYGRGVRAFKVEVLTKDEYKEVEVPLGFKEPEKARNAWNGARYHHLDVQQIGLNGEWVGVMDGDRVPSGDSVHRIILGSAAIAAAAALVILVGVLVGAVKCFLPPNWCLHGYRKRSDAFTSWERPHSFSSKLRRFFTRLNRMSSLIRGRMKPNTCAGGSVLASMFVIVVVLICMGVKYIYGGNGAEEAYPLKGHYSQFTLLTMTYDARLWNLKMYVKHYSRCSSVGEIVVVWNKGQPPQLSELDSAVPVRIRVEEHNSLNNRFKMDPSIKNRAVLELDDDIMMTCDDVERGFRVWREHPDRIVGFYPRLIDGSPLKYRDEKYARTRRGYNMILTGAAFVDSQVAFKRYWSKEAEEGREVVDKYFNCEDVLLNFLYANASSSRTVEYVRPAWAIDTSKFSGAAISRNTKVHYRVRTDCLVKFSEMYGNLAARKWEFDDRKDGWDV